One Peromyscus leucopus breed LL Stock chromosome 6, UCI_PerLeu_2.1, whole genome shotgun sequence genomic region harbors:
- the Proser1 gene encoding proline and serine-rich protein 1, producing MDKKSFETVLDEIRKAVLTEYKLKAIEYVHGYFSSEQVVDLLRYFSWAEPQLKAMKALQHKMVAVHPAEVVSILSCFTFSKDKLTALELLASNIVDAQNSRPIEDLFRINMSEKKRCKRVLEQAFKAGCKAPHAMISSCGTIPGNPYPKGKPSRINGIFPGTPLKKDGEECTNEGKGIAARILGHPNQYPPSTYNPHKPVPYPIPPCRPHATIAPSAYNNAGLVPLANVIAPGVPPPPPYTPNPVGTDSEDLSSQSKPAQSQTFPTPASQLFSPHGSNPSTPAATPVPAVSPVKAVNHPSASAAATGPGMSAPNTALPVFPMPQPSTPNPTVIRTPSVPVTPVTSAHSTTPAPVPSIFSGLVPLPGPSATPTPSPQATSTPRVTLASSETFASTCGPFTSHSSASSTAGSASNPSTASLSSVFAGLPLPFPPASHGIATPAPSVIASAAGPHGVNSPLLSALKGFLTSNDTHLINSSALSSAVTSGLASLSSLPHQNSGSPASAANKCYASAAVAAAQRSSTPGMAMFPGLQSPVASATSAAPVQPAQSPLATHSSAAMPVSCGSSGSLLHGPHAGGISSTPAAATVPVMIKSEPTSPPPSAFKGPAHPGTPARSTLGLPGALGRGYPTTSVPISVSTCLNPALSGLSSLSNPLAGSMSLPPPHASSTPIAPVFTALPPFTSLTNSFPLPGSPSLNPAVSLAGPSTTTSAAAHPSSATMRPVLPTSNASPAAFPLNLSTAVPSLFAVTQGPLPASNPSYPGFPVSSAPSGGPALPSFPGLQAPSTVAVTPLPVAASAPSPAPVLPGFASAFSSNFNSALVAQAGLSSGLQAAGSSVFPGLLSLPGIPGFSQTPSQSSLQELQHSAAAQSALLQQVHSASALESYPAQPEGFPSYPSTPGTPFSLQPGLSQSGWQ from the exons ATGGACAAAAAGTCCTTTGAAACGGTGCTGGATGAAATTCGAAAG GCGGTTTTGACAGAATATAAATTGAAAGCAATTGAGTATGTTCATGGGTACTTCTCCAGTGAACAG GTGGTTGACCTCCTAAGGTACTTCTCCTGGGCAGAGCCGCAGCTGAAGGCCATGAAAGCACTGCAGCAT AAAATGGTGGCTGTCCATCCAGCGGAAGTGGTCAGCATCCTCAGCTGTTTCACCTTCAGTAAAGACAAACTGACTGCTCTGGAGCTCTTGGCCTC AAACATTGTGGATGCACAGAACTCTCGTCCCATTGAAGATTTATTCAGGATCAACATGTCGGAGAAGAAACGGTGCAAAAGAGTCCTGGAGCAG GCTTTCAAAGCTGGCTGCAAAGCACCTCACGCCATGATATCTTCATGTGGAACCATCCCAGGAAACCCTTATCCTAAAGGAAAACCCAGTCGCATAAATGGGATTTTCCCT ggAACTCCTCTGAAAAAGGACGGTGAAGAATGTACCAATGAAGGCAAAGGAATAGCAGCACGGATTCTTGGCCATCCAAACCAGTAT CCTCCCTCAACGTACAATCCACACAAACCTGTCCCCTACCCGATACCTCCTTGCCGGCCACATGCAACTATTGCACCAA gtGCTTACAACAATGCGGGTCTGGTGCCCTTAGCCAATGTGATAGCTCCAGgtgtccctccccctcctccctacactccGAATCCAGTAGGAACAG acaGTGAAGACCTCTCCAGTCAGTCAAAACCTGCACAGAGTCAAA cGTTTCCCACTCCAGCAAGTCAACTCTTCTCCCCTCATGGCTCTAATCCTTCGACTCCGGCTGCGACTCCTGTCCCCGCTGTGTCCCCAGTCAAGGCAGTAAACCATCCATCCGCGTCAGCAGCTGCCACTGGGCCCGGAATGAGTGCTCCCAACACTGCCCTTCCGGTGTTCCCAATGCCTCAGCCATCCACACCGAACCCGACTGTGATCCGGACTCCCTCGGTGCCCGTGACACCTGTTACTTCTGCCCACAGCACTACACCTGCTCCCGTCCCTTCCATTTTTTCTGGCCTAGTGCCCCTGCCAGGTCcttctgccacccccaccccatcccctcaggCCACCTCGACACCAAGGGTCACACTGGCTTCCAGTGAGACATTTGCTTCCACTTGTGGCCCGTTCACCAGCCACTCCTCAGCCAGCTCCACCGCGGGGTCAGCCAGTAACCCAAGCACGGCTTCCCTGTCGTCGGTCTTTGCGGGCCTGCCTTTGCCCTTCCCGCCGGCATCCCACGGCATAGCCACCCCAGCTCCTTCCGTGATTGCCAGTGCGGCAGGTCCACACGGTGTAAACAGCCCTCTTCTGTCTGCCTTAAAAGGCTTCCTCACGTCAAACGACACCCACTTAATCAATTCCTCTGCCTTGTCGTCTGCGGTCACAAGTGGGCTGGCTTCATTATCCTCTCTTCCCCATCAAAACTCGGGTTCTCCTGCCTCGGCCGCTAACAAGTGCTATGCCTCCGCGGCTGTTGCTGCCGCACAGAGGTCTTCCACCCCAGGGATGGCCATGTTCCCAGGCCTGCAGTCCCCTGTGGCCAGCGCCACGTCTGCAGCCCCAGTTCAGCCTGCACAGTCCCCGTTGGCTACCCACTCCTCGGCAGCGATGCCAGTCAGCTGTGGCTCCTCAGGCTCGCTTCTGCACGGTCCCCATGCAGGTGGCATCTCCTCCACCCCTGCCGCAGCAACTGTGCCCGTTATGATCAAAAGCGAGCCCACGAGCCCGCCTCCCTCGGCCTTCAAAGGCCCGGCTCATCCCGGGACTCCTGCTCGCAGTACCTTGGGCCTGCCAGGTGCTCTGGGCCGCGGATACCCCACGACCTCAGTGCCCATCAGTGTGTCCACTTGCCTTAACCCTGCACTGTCCGGGCTCTCCAGCCTGAGCAACCCCCTGGCTGGTTCTatgtcccttcctcctccacacGCGTCCTCCACGCCCATTGCTCCCGTGTTCACTGCCCTTCCCCCATTCACTTCGTTGACCAACAGTTTCCCTCTACCGGGCAGTCCCTCCCTCAATCCTGCTGTGTCCCTCGCGGGGCCGTCGACCACCACATCTGCCGCTGCACACCCCAGCTCCGCGACCATGCGCCCAGTGCTGCCCACCTCCAATGCCTCACCTGCAGCCTTCCCACTCAACCTGTCCACCGCCGTGCCCTCTCTCTTCGCGGTCACCCAGGGCCCGCTGCCCGCCTCTAACCCCTCCTACCCTGGCTTCCCGGTCTCCAGTGCCCCAAGTGGTGGCCCCGCGCTGCCCTCGTTCCCGGGGCTGCAGGCGCCCTCCACAGTAGCCGTCACCCCACTGCCGGTGGCCGCCTCGGCCCCATCACCTGCGCCTGTCCTGCCCGGGTTTGCTTCGGCCTTCAGTTCCAACTTCAACTCCGCCCTGGTGGCCCAAGCAGG TTTGTCATCTGGACTCCAAGCTGCGGGTAGCTCTGTATTTCCAGGCCTTCTGTCCCTCCCAGGTATCCCTGGGTTTTCCCAGACTCCTTCGCAGTCGTCCCTGCAAGAGTTGCAGCACAGCGCAGCCGCGCAGTCGGCTCTGTTACAGCAG GTCCATTCGGCGTCTGCTCTGGAGAGCTACCCAGCCCAGCCAGAAGGATTCCCTAGCTATCCTTCCACACCTGGAACACCATTCTCTTTGCAACCAGGTCTATCCCAAAGTGGGTGGCAGTGa
- the Nhlrc3 gene encoding NHL repeat-containing protein 3 isoform X2: MARVWVCVGGAVFFLSCLVLHWRFSGSLVSRTFAFYIPWRKEDVLFRLDLDWPKYSEYFTGSTFSVAVDSLNGLVYVAQRGDDIPKVLVFTEDGYFLRAWNYTVDTPHGMFVSSTPYEQSVWITDVGSGSYGHTVKKYNPLGDLVQVLGTPGKKGTGLNPLQFDNPAELYVDDVGEIYIVDGDGGLNNRLVKLSQDFMILWLHGESGTGPAKFSIPHSVTLDSVGRVWVADRGNKRLQVFDKDTGEWLGAWDSCFTEEGPSAVRFTPDGQYLVVAQLNLSRLLVLAAPPSGSIGECSVVSTIQLADQVLPHLLEVDRKTGAVYVAEIGAKQVQKYVPWHSHTPAFGA, encoded by the exons ATGGCGAGAGTCTGGGTCTGCGTGGGAGGTGCCgtcttctttctctcctgtctgGTTTTGCATTGGCGCTTCAGTGGCTCTCTG gtttcaAGGACATTTGCTTTTTACATACCCTGGAGAAAGGAGGATGTTCTTTTCCGGCTGGATTTGGATTGGCCCAAGTATTCAGAATACTTCACTGGTTCGACATTTTCTGTTGCAGTTGACTCCCTTAACGGGTTAGTTTACGTAGCTCAA AGAGGGGATGACATCCCCAAGGTGTTAGTGTTCACAGAGGACGGATATTTCCTCCGAGCCTGGAATTATACAGTTGACACACCCCATGGTATGTTTGTCTCCAGCACACCGTATGAACAGTCCGTCTGGATCACGGACGTAGGAAGTG GATCCTATGGTCATACTGTTAAAAAATACAACCCCCTGGGTGATCTTGTTCAAGTCTTGGGTACCCCAGGCAAGAAAGGCACTGGCTTGAACCCACTGCAGTTTGATAACCCTGCAGAATTATATGTAGATGACGTGGGAGAGATTTACATTGTGGACGGAGACGGGGGACTGAATAACAGACTAGTCAAATTGTCCCAAG ATTTCATGATCCTCTGGCTGCATGGAGAGAGTGGAACAGGACCTGCCAAGTTCAGCATACCTCACAGTGTTACACTTGACTCAGTTGGTCGG GTGTGGGTTGCCGACCGAGGAAATAAAAGGCTCCAAGTGTTTGATAAAGACACCGGAGAGTGGTTAGGAGCATGGGACagctgcttcacagaggagggaCCTTCGGCTGTGAG GTTTACCCCGGATGGGCAGTACTTGGTTGTGGCCCAGCTGAACCTCAGTAGGCTATTGGTTTTGGCGGCACCGCCATCTGGAAGCATCGGAGAGTGTTCTGTGGTCAGCACCATCCAGCTGGCAGATCAGGTTCTACCACATCTTCTAGAAGTTGACAGGAAGACCGGCGCAGTCTATGTGGCAGAAATTGGGGCAAAACAAGTCCAAAAATACGTCCCGTGGCACAGCCATACTCCTGCCTTCGGAGCTTAG
- the Nhlrc3 gene encoding NHL repeat-containing protein 3 isoform X1 → MRLSGVGDAERCSPRGTEPAPGLSSGSLVFSVSRTFAFYIPWRKEDVLFRLDLDWPKYSEYFTGSTFSVAVDSLNGLVYVAQRGDDIPKVLVFTEDGYFLRAWNYTVDTPHGMFVSSTPYEQSVWITDVGSGSYGHTVKKYNPLGDLVQVLGTPGKKGTGLNPLQFDNPAELYVDDVGEIYIVDGDGGLNNRLVKLSQDFMILWLHGESGTGPAKFSIPHSVTLDSVGRVWVADRGNKRLQVFDKDTGEWLGAWDSCFTEEGPSAVRFTPDGQYLVVAQLNLSRLLVLAAPPSGSIGECSVVSTIQLADQVLPHLLEVDRKTGAVYVAEIGAKQVQKYVPWHSHTPAFGA, encoded by the exons ATGCGGCTGTCGGGTGTGGGTGACGCCGAGCGGTGCAGCCCCAGAGGCACCGAACCTGCTCCTGGGCTCAGCAGCGGATCACTCGTCTTCTCT gtttcaAGGACATTTGCTTTTTACATACCCTGGAGAAAGGAGGATGTTCTTTTCCGGCTGGATTTGGATTGGCCCAAGTATTCAGAATACTTCACTGGTTCGACATTTTCTGTTGCAGTTGACTCCCTTAACGGGTTAGTTTACGTAGCTCAA AGAGGGGATGACATCCCCAAGGTGTTAGTGTTCACAGAGGACGGATATTTCCTCCGAGCCTGGAATTATACAGTTGACACACCCCATGGTATGTTTGTCTCCAGCACACCGTATGAACAGTCCGTCTGGATCACGGACGTAGGAAGTG GATCCTATGGTCATACTGTTAAAAAATACAACCCCCTGGGTGATCTTGTTCAAGTCTTGGGTACCCCAGGCAAGAAAGGCACTGGCTTGAACCCACTGCAGTTTGATAACCCTGCAGAATTATATGTAGATGACGTGGGAGAGATTTACATTGTGGACGGAGACGGGGGACTGAATAACAGACTAGTCAAATTGTCCCAAG ATTTCATGATCCTCTGGCTGCATGGAGAGAGTGGAACAGGACCTGCCAAGTTCAGCATACCTCACAGTGTTACACTTGACTCAGTTGGTCGG GTGTGGGTTGCCGACCGAGGAAATAAAAGGCTCCAAGTGTTTGATAAAGACACCGGAGAGTGGTTAGGAGCATGGGACagctgcttcacagaggagggaCCTTCGGCTGTGAG GTTTACCCCGGATGGGCAGTACTTGGTTGTGGCCCAGCTGAACCTCAGTAGGCTATTGGTTTTGGCGGCACCGCCATCTGGAAGCATCGGAGAGTGTTCTGTGGTCAGCACCATCCAGCTGGCAGATCAGGTTCTACCACATCTTCTAGAAGTTGACAGGAAGACCGGCGCAGTCTATGTGGCAGAAATTGGGGCAAAACAAGTCCAAAAATACGTCCCGTGGCACAGCCATACTCCTGCCTTCGGAGCTTAG